From Miscanthus floridulus cultivar M001 chromosome 15, ASM1932011v1, whole genome shotgun sequence, the proteins below share one genomic window:
- the LOC136508473 gene encoding chalcone isomerase-like protein 2: MGSETQTITFEGIPFLAEITAGGKPLSLLANGITDIEIHFLQIKYNAIGVYLHTTDTTLLGHLGAWKGKTAEELLADAAFWSALVSSPVEKLLRVVVIKEIKGSQYGVQLESSVRDRLAAADLYEDEEEEALEKVAEFFQSKYLKPGSVITFHFPATPGPAEITFVTEGKGDARITVENEHVAGMIQKWYLGGENAVSPTTVRSLADRFAALLAVAA, encoded by the exons A TGGGCTCGGAGACGCAGACGATCACCTTTGAAGGCATCCCATTCCTGGCGGAGATCACCGCCGGCGGCAAGCCTCTCTCCCTCCTAGCCAACGGCATCACGGACATCGAGATCCACTTCCTGCAGATCAAGTACAACGCGATCGGAGTCTACCTCCACACCACCGACACCACCCTCCTAGGCCACCTCGGCGCGTGGAAGGGCAAGACGGCGGAGGAGCTCCTGGCCGACGCCGCCTTCTGGTCCGCCCTCGTCTCGTCCCCCGTCGAGAAGCTGCTCCGCGTGGTGGTCATCAAGGAGATCAAGGGCTCGCAGTACGGCGTGCAGCTGGAGAGCTCCGTCCGGgaccgcctcgccgccgccgacctctacgaggacgaggaagaggaggcgCTCGAGAAGGTGGCCGAGTTCTTCCAGTCCAAGTACCTCAAGCCGGGCTCCGTCATCACGTTCCATTTTCCCGCAACTCCGGGGCCCGCCGAGATCACCTTCGTCACGGAGGGCAAGGGCGACGCCAGGATCACGGTGGAGAACGAGCACGTCGCCGGCATGATCCAGAAGTGGTACCTCGGCGGCGAGAACGCCGTGTCTCCCACCACCGTCCGCAGCCTCGCCGACCGTTTCGCCGCGCTACTCGCCGTCGCTGCGTGA
- the LOC136506985 gene encoding RING-H2 finger protein ATL74-like: MHRRPRHRRSSRQRPRRGWSARFTSTLRSTPAGSLPRSSASSFPILLSFVLDGGCTEDAPAPPSPPHAAAAAAVTVAATAAGGPPTTDAGEKKKRELGRIPVVVYEAKPGASATDDCVICLGEFDDGDKVCVLPRCRHGFHVHCIDPWLATHPSCPTCRDSLLIQ; encoded by the coding sequence ATGCATCGTcgcccgcgccaccgccgctCCTCACGCCAGCGGCCGCGGCGAGGATGGTCGGCGAGATTCACGTCGACACTACGATCAACACCGGCTGGCTCATTGCCGCGTTCCTCTGCTTCATCTTTTCCCATCCTTCTGAGCTTCGTGCTCGACGGCGGCTGCACCGAGGATGCAcctgcaccaccatcaccaccacatgctgctgctgccgccgccgtcaCCGTCGCCGCCACGGCTGCCGGTGGTCCGCCAACCACTGATgccggggagaagaagaagagagagctGGGGAGGATACCCGTGGTGGTGTACGAGGCCAAGCCCGGCGCGTCGGCGACCGACGACTGTGTCATTTGCCTCGGCGAGTTTGACGACGGCGACAAGGTGTGCGTGCTCCCGAGGTGCCGCCACGGCTTCCACGTGCACTGCATCGATCCGTGGCTGGCCACGCACCCGTCTTGCCCGACGTGCCGGGACTCGCTCCTGATCCAGTAG
- the LOC136509574 gene encoding RING-H2 finger protein ATL74-like produces MRMLSDSSLAGGGVDQGSAAPATAPPPLDSTLSGLTVAASLGQLTPEGRISSTTTGFFDAHTSLFLAAVLCALVGALSLHPLLRCALHYCGRRGGPHTVADPPAGLKKSVLRKMPVAVYGGAEAAGAQAGAECAICLGEFADGDAVRLLPRCRHGFHVRCIDTWLSAHSSCPICRDSLLDDEGASATAAGEETTAWMSPSFT; encoded by the coding sequence ATGCGCATGCTCAGCGACAGCagcctcgccggcggcggcgtcgacCAAGGATCCGCGGCACCggccacggcgccgccgccgctggactCGACATTGTCGGGGTTGACCGTGGCGGCGAGCCTGGGCCAGCTGACGCCCGAAGGAAGGATCAGCAGTACCACCACGGGCTTCTTCGACGCGCACACGAGCCTCTTCCTGGCCGCGGTACTCTGCGCGCTCGTCGGCGCCCTCAGTCTCCACCCCCTACTCCGGTGCGCGCTCCACTACTGCGGCCGCCGCGGCGGCCCCCACACCGTGGCCGATCCGCCCGCCGGGCTGAAGAAGAGTGTGCTCAGGAAGATGCCGGTGGCGGTGTACGGCGGGGCCGAGGCCGCGGGCGCCCAGGCAGGCGCCGAGTGCGCCATCTGCCTCGGCGAGTTCGCGGACGGCGACGCCGTGCGCTTGCTCCCCAGGTGCCGCCATGGCTTCCACGTCCGCTGCATCGATACGTGGCTGTCCGCGCACTCGTCCTGCCCGATATGCCGGGACTCGCTCCTCGACGACGAGGGTGCCAGTGCCACTGCCGCCGGCGAGGAGACAACGGCGTGGATGTCTCCTTCGTTCACTTAG
- the LOC136509281 gene encoding uncharacterized protein isoform X2: MAEKVVLPPKKRVRFRFTSNPSAGSSAGGGGGGGDGDSAAAPAPALRREPSSSPPRSPSQPKQLTYNPGEGSSGGGGGGGAAGQELSYSPPPLSPSSPGDEVPGEAGRELSYSPPSLSSSSSDDEDSKDSDDEKPNEFQTKNGWGSLFMSDPQVLFMYSSDPQNPPHYIGRQNCEPLTRQKFLSLHHNWQQLLDGKKTYLRPPKNSRVAKDNYDDSVFVTPEPPELALHRQGPLSYLVGAAAEIPTAQQQYKILSEHYVCFRPMRSDGSQFYRAFLFSYLENLGKMQCSQAEVTRLMECVARSRENFCRLQWNNAYFSNPEAFFSSVVSEFEHLVNSVANGLNSDELYAISLQEISSSRILSLLRLLTEVHIRTHEADYNRLLSIPSFQFCIQYVRPFGAGIEILQTRALSQALGIPVHVAFVDGAMKDGTVQVQCLDFVPQSESGVSRTSGSLSSIRQYYLSSATDKQPVLPAGNLFSSDRMPLVTIFMTAAHTIAILYRK; encoded by the exons ATGGCAGAAAAGGTAGTCCTACCTCCAAAAAAGAGAGTGCGGTTCAGGTTCACGTCCAACCCCAGCGCGGGAAGCAGCGCaggtggcggaggcggaggcggcgacggcgacagcgCAGCAGCACCGGCCCCCGCACTGCGACGTGAGCCCTCTTCTTCGCCGCCACGTTCACCGTCGCAACCCAAACAGCTCACGTACAACCCCGGCGAGGGAAGCAGCGGAGGTGGCGGGGGCGGTGGCGCGGCGGGACAGGAACTCTCttattcgccgccgccgctttcACCGTCGTCCCCCGGTGACGAAGTCCCCGGCGAGGCGGGACGGGAACTCTCTTATTCGCCGCCGTCGCTTTCATCGTCGTCCTCCGATGACGAG GATTCTAAGGACTCGGATGATGAAAAGCCGAACGAATTTCAAACAAAAAATGGATGGGGTTCTCTGTTCATGAGTGATCCTCAAGTTCTTTTTATGTACTCGAGTGATCCACAAAACCCCCCTCATTATATTGGCCGGCAAAATTGTGAGCCGCTCACCAGACAGAAGTTTCTTTCACTGCACCACAATTGGCAACAGCTGCTAGATGGCAAGAAGACATACCTCCGTCCTCCAAAGAACAGCCGTGTTGCCAAGGACAATTATGACGACAGCGTCTTTGTAACCCCAGAACCTCCTGAGTTGGCACTACATCGTCAG GGGCCACTATCGTATTTGGTTGGTGCAGCTGCTGAAATACCTACCGCCCAGCAGCAGTACAAG ATACTTAGTGAACATTATGTGTGCTTCAGACCAATGCGAAGCGATGGGTCACAGTTTTACAGAGCTTTCCTTTTCTCTTACTTG GAAAACCTTGGGAAAATGCAATGTAGTCAAGCTGAGGTCACTCGCTTAATGGAATGCGTGGCAAGGTCCAGAGAGAATTTCTGTCGTTTACAATGGAATAATGCGTACTTCTCAAATCCGGAAGCATTTTTCTCAAGTGTTGTTTCT GAGTTTGAGCACTTGGTCAATTCAGTTGCAAATGG GCTAAATTCTGATGAGCTTTACGCGATAAGCCTACAGGAGATTTCGTCATCTAGGA TTCTTTCTTTGCTCAGATTGCTGACAGAGGTTCATATCCGTACACATGAAGCGGACTACAACAGATTATTGAGTATACCATCATTTCAA TTTTGCATACAATATGTGCGTCCATTTGGCGCTGGCATCGAAATTCTACAAACAAGGGCTCTATCACAGGCTCTTGGCATCCCAGTGCACGTAGCATTTGTGGACGGTGCTATGAAAGATGGAACTGTGCAAGTGCAGTGCCTTGACTTCGTTCCTCAATCAGAATCAGGAGTAAGCAGAACATCAGGATCTCTCAGTTCAATCAGACAGTACTATCTATCCAGTGCAACTGATAAACAGCCAGTCTTGCCAGCTGGAAACTTATTTTCGTCTGATCGCATGCCTCTAGTGACCATATTCATGACGGCTGCCCACACTATTGCCATTCTTTATCGCAAGTGA
- the LOC136509113 gene encoding uncharacterized protein: MAALRHLAAGPTYHHHGVETATASLHLHRLPLPSRPLRSRSFTRVYALSSNDIRVGTNVEVDGAPWKVLGGTKPATLETGAVVTVPSFVNVGDDILVDSRTGQYMNRA, encoded by the exons ATGGCCGCGCTCCGCCACCTCGCCGCCGGCCCCACCTACCACCACCACGGCGTCGAGACAGCCACCGCCtccctccacctccatcgccttcCCCTTCCCTCCCGCCCCCTCCGCTCCCGCTCCTTCACCA GGGTTTATGCGCTCTCCAGCAATGACATCAGGGTCGGCACCAACGTCGAGGTCGACGGCGCGCCATGGAAAGTTCTAG GAGGAACAAAGCCTGCAACCCTGGAAACTGGAGCTGTTGTCACCGTGCCCTCTTTTGTGAACGTAGGTGATGATATTCTGGTTGATTCAAGAACTGGGCAGTATATGAATCGAGCATAG
- the LOC136509281 gene encoding uncharacterized protein isoform X1, producing the protein MAEKVVLPPKKRVRFRFTSNPSAGSSAGGGGGGGDGDSAAAPAPALRREPSSSPPRSPSQPKQLTYNPGEGSSGGGGGGGAAGQELSYSPPPLSPSSPGDEVPGEAGRELSYSPPSLSSSSSDDEDSKDSDDEKPNEFQTKNGWGSLFMSDPQVLFMYSSDPQNPPHYIGRQNCEPLTRQKFLSLHHNWQQLLDGKKTYLRPPKNSRVAKDNYDDSVFVTPEPPELALHRQGPLSYLVGAAAEIPTAQQQYKILSEHYVCFRPMRSDGSQFYRAFLFSYLENLGKMQCSQAEVTRLMECVARSRENFCRLQWNNAYFSNPEAFFSSVVSEFEHLVNSVANGLNSDELYAISLQEISSSRSEDTMLFGMCCLFICSLFNIFLWLVLSLLRLLTEVHIRTHEADYNRLLSIPSFQFCIQYVRPFGAGIEILQTRALSQALGIPVHVAFVDGAMKDGTVQVQCLDFVPQSESGVSRTSGSLSSIRQYYLSSATDKQPVLPAGNLFSSDRMPLVTIFMTAAHTIAILYRK; encoded by the exons ATGGCAGAAAAGGTAGTCCTACCTCCAAAAAAGAGAGTGCGGTTCAGGTTCACGTCCAACCCCAGCGCGGGAAGCAGCGCaggtggcggaggcggaggcggcgacggcgacagcgCAGCAGCACCGGCCCCCGCACTGCGACGTGAGCCCTCTTCTTCGCCGCCACGTTCACCGTCGCAACCCAAACAGCTCACGTACAACCCCGGCGAGGGAAGCAGCGGAGGTGGCGGGGGCGGTGGCGCGGCGGGACAGGAACTCTCttattcgccgccgccgctttcACCGTCGTCCCCCGGTGACGAAGTCCCCGGCGAGGCGGGACGGGAACTCTCTTATTCGCCGCCGTCGCTTTCATCGTCGTCCTCCGATGACGAG GATTCTAAGGACTCGGATGATGAAAAGCCGAACGAATTTCAAACAAAAAATGGATGGGGTTCTCTGTTCATGAGTGATCCTCAAGTTCTTTTTATGTACTCGAGTGATCCACAAAACCCCCCTCATTATATTGGCCGGCAAAATTGTGAGCCGCTCACCAGACAGAAGTTTCTTTCACTGCACCACAATTGGCAACAGCTGCTAGATGGCAAGAAGACATACCTCCGTCCTCCAAAGAACAGCCGTGTTGCCAAGGACAATTATGACGACAGCGTCTTTGTAACCCCAGAACCTCCTGAGTTGGCACTACATCGTCAG GGGCCACTATCGTATTTGGTTGGTGCAGCTGCTGAAATACCTACCGCCCAGCAGCAGTACAAG ATACTTAGTGAACATTATGTGTGCTTCAGACCAATGCGAAGCGATGGGTCACAGTTTTACAGAGCTTTCCTTTTCTCTTACTTG GAAAACCTTGGGAAAATGCAATGTAGTCAAGCTGAGGTCACTCGCTTAATGGAATGCGTGGCAAGGTCCAGAGAGAATTTCTGTCGTTTACAATGGAATAATGCGTACTTCTCAAATCCGGAAGCATTTTTCTCAAGTGTTGTTTCT GAGTTTGAGCACTTGGTCAATTCAGTTGCAAATGG GCTAAATTCTGATGAGCTTTACGCGATAAGCCTACAGGAGATTTCGTCATCTAGGAGTGAGGATACGATGCTTTTTGGGATGTGTTGTTTGTTTATTTGTTCTCTATTTAACATTTTTCTTTGGTTAGTTCTTTCTTTGCTCAGATTGCTGACAGAGGTTCATATCCGTACACATGAAGCGGACTACAACAGATTATTGAGTATACCATCATTTCAA TTTTGCATACAATATGTGCGTCCATTTGGCGCTGGCATCGAAATTCTACAAACAAGGGCTCTATCACAGGCTCTTGGCATCCCAGTGCACGTAGCATTTGTGGACGGTGCTATGAAAGATGGAACTGTGCAAGTGCAGTGCCTTGACTTCGTTCCTCAATCAGAATCAGGAGTAAGCAGAACATCAGGATCTCTCAGTTCAATCAGACAGTACTATCTATCCAGTGCAACTGATAAACAGCCAGTCTTGCCAGCTGGAAACTTATTTTCGTCTGATCGCATGCCTCTAGTGACCATATTCATGACGGCTGCCCACACTATTGCCATTCTTTATCGCAAGTGA